A section of the Citrobacter farmeri genome encodes:
- the xdhC gene encoding xanthine dehydrogenase iron sulfur-binding subunit XdhC yields MNDTNRITLECVINGHPFQLSIMPGMPLSELLREQGLLSVKQGCCVGECGACTVLVDGTAIDSCLYLAAWAAGKQIRTLEGESAGGQLSRVQMAYASSGAVQCGFCTPGLIMATTAMLAKPREQPLTILEIRRGLAGNLCRCTGYQMIVDTVQRCTEPE; encoded by the coding sequence ATGAATGACACTAACCGAATCACGCTGGAATGCGTTATCAATGGTCACCCTTTTCAGCTCAGTATCATGCCGGGAATGCCGCTCTCTGAACTCCTGCGCGAACAAGGGTTGCTGAGCGTTAAACAGGGATGCTGTGTCGGTGAATGCGGAGCCTGTACGGTTCTGGTTGATGGTACAGCCATTGACAGTTGCCTGTATCTTGCCGCGTGGGCAGCAGGAAAACAGATCCGCACACTGGAAGGCGAATCGGCTGGCGGCCAACTCTCACGAGTCCAGATGGCTTATGCCTCATCCGGCGCCGTGCAGTGCGGCTTTTGCACGCCGGGTTTAATCATGGCGACCACCGCTATGCTGGCAAAGCCACGGGAACAGCCGTTAACCATTCTGGAGATCCGTCGCGGGCTGGCGGGAAATCTGTGTCGTTGCACCGGTTATCAAATGATTGTCGATACCGTACAACGCTGCACCGAGCCGGAGTAA
- the xdhB gene encoding xanthine dehydrogenase FAD-binding subunit XdhB: MYDFASYHRASDIAEAISLLARYPQAKLLAGGTDVLIQLHHHNARYRHIVDIHDLPELRGITLTKEEGLRIGSATTFSDIIENPIAQRHLPALCAAAASIAGPQIRNVATYGGNICNGATSADSATPTLIYDATLEIASPKGVRFTSIIGFHTGPGKVSLEQDEILVAFHFPPQPRAHTGSAHFKYAMRDAMDISTIGCAAQCQLDNGGLKELRLAFGVASPTPVRCQHAERAAQNAPLTLQTLDAIAESVLQDVAPRSSWRASKEFRLHLIQTMTRKVVTEAVVAAGGKLQ; the protein is encoded by the coding sequence ATGTATGACTTTGCTTCTTACCATCGCGCGTCAGACATTGCCGAGGCTATCAGCCTGCTGGCGCGCTATCCGCAGGCGAAACTGCTCGCCGGCGGAACTGACGTTTTGATTCAACTTCATCATCATAATGCGCGTTACCGTCATATCGTCGACATCCATGATCTGCCCGAGCTGCGGGGAATTACGTTGACGAAGGAGGAGGGATTGCGTATCGGTTCCGCCACCACCTTTAGCGATATTATCGAGAACCCCATCGCGCAACGACATCTGCCTGCCCTGTGCGCAGCCGCCGCCTCCATAGCCGGGCCGCAAATCCGCAATGTCGCCACCTACGGCGGGAATATCTGCAACGGCGCAACCAGCGCAGATTCGGCAACGCCAACGCTGATTTATGACGCCACGCTTGAGATAGCCTCGCCAAAGGGCGTGCGTTTTACCAGCATCATCGGTTTTCACACCGGCCCCGGAAAAGTCTCTCTTGAGCAAGATGAAATCCTTGTCGCCTTTCATTTTCCACCACAGCCCAGGGCCCATACCGGCAGCGCGCATTTTAAATATGCCATGCGCGATGCGATGGACATTTCGACCATCGGCTGCGCGGCACAATGCCAACTGGATAACGGTGGTCTTAAAGAACTTCGACTGGCGTTTGGCGTTGCATCTCCCACGCCAGTCCGCTGTCAGCATGCGGAGCGTGCGGCGCAAAATGCGCCATTGACTCTGCAAACGCTGGACGCAATCGCGGAATCCGTTCTGCAAGATGTCGCCCCGCGCTCTTCCTGGCGGGCCAGTAAGGAATTTCGTCTGCATCTCATTCAGACGATGACCCGGAAAGTGGTTACTGAAGCCGTTGTCGCGGCGGGAGGAAAGCTGCAATGA
- the xdhA gene encoding xanthine dehydrogenase molybdenum-binding subunit XdhA — MDAREATATGESCMRVDAIAKVTGRARYTDDYMMAGMCYAKYVRSPIAHGYATSINCDEAKSLPGVLAVFTWEDVPAIPFATAGHAWTLDENKRDTADRLLLTRHVRHHGDAVAIVVARDELTAENAALLVKVEWEKLPVITTPEAALAHDAALIHPGGNLLNRSEMTTGDVQQAIDAADYQHHGYYQTPVIQHCHMESVTSFAWMEDDSRISIVSSTQIPHIVRRVVGQALDIPWSCVRVIKPYVGGGFGNKQDVLEEPMAAFLTRKLGGIPVKVSLSREECFLASRTRHAFTIDGQMGLNRDGTLKGYRLDVLSNTGAYASHGHSIASAGGNKVAWLYPRSAYAYRSTTCYTNLPSAGAMRGYGAPQVIFAVESMLDDAATALGLDPLEVRLRNAACEGDKNPITGKRIYSAGLPECLQKGRTLFEWDARRAECQRQQGNIRRGIGVACFSYTSNTWPVGVEIAGARLLLNQDGTINVQSGATEIGQGADTVFSQMVAETLGVPVSDVHVISTQDTDITPFDPGAFASRQSYVAAPALRKAAIQLRDKILHHAADMLHQSVMNLTLTAGSIVLIDRPDSPLLSLKDLAMDAFYHPERGGQLSAECSVKTTTNPPAFGCTFVDLSVDIALCKVTINRILNVHDSGHILNPQLAEGQVHGGMGMGIGWALFEEMIIDEESGLVRNPNLLDYKMPTMPDLPQLESAFVETREPQSAYGHKSLGEPPIIPVAAAIRNAVKMATGVAIDTLPLTPKRLYAEFHQAGLI; from the coding sequence ATGGATGCGCGGGAAGCAACCGCTACCGGTGAGTCATGTATGCGCGTGGATGCCATTGCTAAAGTGACCGGGCGGGCTCGATATACTGATGATTACATGATGGCGGGCATGTGTTATGCCAAATACGTCCGCAGCCCGATTGCTCACGGTTACGCTACCAGCATCAACTGTGACGAGGCGAAAAGCCTTCCCGGGGTGTTGGCGGTATTTACCTGGGAAGATGTACCTGCTATTCCATTCGCCACGGCAGGACACGCCTGGACGCTGGATGAGAACAAACGTGACACCGCCGATCGTTTACTGTTGACCCGTCACGTACGCCATCATGGTGATGCGGTCGCGATTGTCGTGGCAAGAGATGAGTTAACCGCGGAGAATGCGGCCCTGCTGGTGAAGGTGGAATGGGAAAAACTCCCGGTGATTACCACGCCAGAAGCCGCTCTGGCGCATGACGCGGCCCTCATTCACCCTGGCGGTAATCTGCTCAATCGCAGTGAAATGACCACGGGAGATGTGCAACAGGCCATTGATGCCGCAGATTATCAACACCATGGCTATTACCAGACGCCGGTAATTCAACATTGCCATATGGAAAGCGTCACCTCATTTGCCTGGATGGAAGATGACTCACGTATTTCCATCGTCTCCAGCACGCAGATTCCACACATCGTGCGGCGGGTTGTGGGTCAGGCGCTGGACATTCCCTGGTCATGCGTACGGGTTATCAAACCGTACGTTGGCGGCGGATTTGGCAACAAACAGGACGTGCTGGAAGAGCCAATGGCCGCCTTCCTGACTCGTAAACTGGGCGGCATACCGGTGAAAGTGTCGCTGAGTCGCGAAGAGTGTTTTCTCGCTTCCCGGACCCGCCATGCGTTCACCATTGATGGACAGATGGGGCTTAATCGCGATGGCACGTTGAAAGGCTATCGTCTGGATGTCCTGTCAAATACCGGCGCTTACGCCTCACATGGACACTCGATCGCCTCAGCGGGCGGCAACAAAGTGGCCTGGCTCTATCCCCGAAGCGCGTATGCTTACCGTTCCACCACCTGCTACACCAATCTCCCTTCTGCTGGCGCGATGCGCGGTTACGGCGCGCCGCAGGTGATCTTTGCCGTGGAATCGATGCTGGATGATGCCGCGACGGCGCTGGGTCTCGATCCGCTCGAGGTTCGGTTACGAAATGCGGCTTGTGAAGGTGACAAAAACCCGATTACCGGCAAACGCATCTACAGCGCGGGACTCCCGGAATGTCTGCAAAAAGGCCGCACGCTGTTTGAATGGGACGCCCGTCGTGCAGAATGTCAACGTCAGCAGGGCAACATCCGCCGGGGCATCGGCGTCGCCTGCTTTAGCTACACCTCCAACACCTGGCCGGTCGGCGTGGAGATCGCCGGAGCCCGCCTGCTTTTGAACCAGGATGGCACGATCAACGTTCAGAGCGGTGCCACGGAAATCGGTCAGGGGGCGGATACCGTCTTCTCACAGATGGTGGCGGAGACCCTCGGCGTACCGGTCAGCGATGTGCACGTCATTTCGACCCAGGATACCGATATCACCCCATTCGACCCTGGCGCATTCGCCTCTCGCCAAAGCTATGTCGCCGCACCGGCACTGCGCAAAGCAGCAATACAACTGCGCGATAAGATCCTCCATCACGCTGCCGACATGCTGCATCAGTCCGTCATGAATCTGACGCTGACGGCAGGTAGCATCGTCCTTATCGATCGCCCGGACTCTCCGTTACTGTCATTAAAAGACCTGGCGATGGATGCGTTTTATCACCCGGAACGCGGCGGTCAGCTGTCAGCGGAATGCTCCGTGAAAACAACCACCAACCCACCGGCGTTTGGCTGCACGTTTGTCGATCTGAGCGTCGATATCGCACTGTGCAAGGTCACGATCAACCGCATCCTCAATGTCCATGATTCTGGCCATATCCTGAACCCGCAACTCGCGGAAGGACAGGTGCACGGCGGAATGGGGATGGGCATTGGCTGGGCGCTGTTTGAAGAGATGATCATCGATGAGGAAAGTGGCCTGGTACGAAACCCTAATCTCCTCGATTACAAAATGCCAACTATGCCCGACCTGCCGCAACTGGAAAGCGCCTTCGTTGAAACCCGGGAGCCGCAATCGGCATATGGGCATAAATCTCTCGGCGAACCGCCCATTATCCCGGTTGCTGCCGCCATTCGTAACGCAGTGAAAATGGCCACAGGCGTTGCTATTGATACGCTGCCCCTGACGCCAAAACGGCTGTATGCGGAGTTCCACCAGGCTGGCTTGATTTGA
- the actS gene encoding amidase activator ActS, with translation MSAGRLKKNSLGIAMLLCAGLLIAGCSGSKSSDSGSGAVYTVKRGDTLYRISRTTGTSVKDLARLNGISPPYTIEVGQKLKLGGSKTASAKSTKKSSSKTAAVRPSSSVPQSSWPPVGQRCWQWPASGKVILPYSTAEGGNKGIDISAARGTPVYAAGAGKVVYVGNQLRGYGNLIMIKHSEDYITAYAHNDTLLVNNGQSVKAGQKIATMGSTDAASVRLHFQIRYRATAIDPQRYLPPQGSKPKC, from the coding sequence TTGAGCGCAGGACGCCTGAAGAAAAATAGTCTGGGTATTGCCATGCTGCTTTGTGCAGGATTGCTGATCGCAGGCTGCTCGGGGAGCAAATCGTCTGATTCCGGGTCTGGAGCCGTTTATACTGTCAAACGGGGGGATACCCTTTACCGTATTTCACGCACGACCGGCACCAGCGTTAAAGATCTTGCGCGTCTGAACGGCATTTCTCCGCCGTATACCATTGAGGTTGGGCAAAAGCTGAAACTCGGTGGATCGAAAACAGCCTCAGCGAAATCCACTAAAAAATCGTCCAGCAAAACGGCAGCGGTCAGACCGTCCTCTTCTGTGCCACAATCATCCTGGCCACCGGTGGGCCAACGTTGTTGGCAATGGCCAGCCAGCGGTAAGGTGATCCTGCCTTACTCCACGGCAGAAGGTGGTAACAAGGGGATCGATATTTCCGCGGCTCGTGGTACACCGGTTTATGCCGCCGGAGCAGGGAAGGTGGTTTATGTGGGCAACCAACTGCGCGGCTACGGTAATCTCATTATGATCAAACACAGTGAAGATTACATTACCGCCTATGCGCACAATGACACCCTGCTGGTGAATAACGGACAAAGCGTGAAGGCCGGACAGAAAATTGCCACGATGGGCAGCACTGATGCGGCCTCGGTGCGGTTGCATTTCCAGATTCGCTACCGCGCGACGGCCATCGATCCGCAGCGTTACCTGCCGCCGCAGGGCAGCAAACCGAAATGCTGA
- the arsR gene encoding As(III)-sensing metalloregulatory transcriptional repressor ArsR, translated as MLQLSSIQLFKNLSDETRLGIVLLLREMGELCVCDLCTALEQSQPKISRHLAMLRESGLLLDRKQGKWVHYRLSPHIPAWAAQVIEQAWLSQQDDVQAIARKLASANCSGSGKAVCI; from the coding sequence ATGCTGCAATTATCATCCATACAACTCTTCAAAAATCTCTCCGATGAAACCCGCCTGGGCATCGTGTTGCTGCTCAGGGAGATGGGGGAGCTGTGCGTGTGCGATCTCTGCACGGCGCTGGAACAGTCCCAGCCCAAGATCTCCCGTCATCTGGCAATGCTACGGGAAAGTGGATTATTGCTGGATCGCAAGCAGGGGAAATGGGTGCATTACCGCTTGTCCCCGCATATTCCTGCCTGGGCTGCTCAGGTAATTGAGCAGGCCTGGTTAAGTCAACAGGACGACGTACAGGCTATCGCCCGTAAGCTGGCATCGGCAAACTGCTCTGGCAGCGGCAAGGCTGTTTGTATCTAA
- the arsD gene encoding arsenite efflux transporter metallochaperone ArsD, whose product MKTLTVFDPAMCCSTGVCGSDVDQVLVDFSADVQWLKGRGVQVERYNLAQQPMSFVENAKAKAFLEASGAEGLPLLLLDGETVMAGRYPKRAELARWFGIPLEKVGLAPTRCCGGNTSCC is encoded by the coding sequence ATGAAAACCTTAACGGTGTTTGACCCGGCAATGTGCTGTAGTACCGGCGTCTGTGGTTCCGATGTCGATCAGGTTCTGGTCGATTTTTCTGCTGATGTGCAATGGCTGAAAGGGCGCGGGGTGCAGGTTGAACGATACAACCTGGCGCAACAGCCGATGAGCTTCGTTGAGAATGCAAAAGCGAAAGCATTCCTTGAAGCTTCCGGAGCCGAAGGGCTTCCGCTGCTGTTGCTGGACGGCGAAACGGTGATGGCAGGACGTTACCCCAAACGTGCTGAACTGGCTCGCTGGTTCGGTATACCGCTGGAGAAAGTGGGTTTAGCGCCCACCCGTTGCTGTGGTGGTAATACGTCCTGTTGTTGA
- the arsA gene encoding arsenical pump-driving ATPase yields the protein MKFLQNIPPYLFFTGKGGVGKTSISCATAIRLAEQGKRVLLVSTDPASNVGQVFNQTIGNTVQPVAAVPGLSALEIDPQDAAQQYRARIVNPIKGLLPDDVVSSINEQLSGACTTEIAAFDEFTGLLTDASLLTRFDHIIFDTAPTGHTIRLLQLPGAWSSFIESNPEGASCLGPMDGLDKQREQYAHAVEALSDPERTRLVLVSRLQKSTLQEVARTHEELTAIGLKNQHLVINGVLPAAEAEYDVLAAAIWQREQEALATLPSGLSALPTDTLFLQPLNMVGVPALKALLNEVAMPASHAEQSMRNKPANMSLSDLVDELARSEHGLIMLMGKGGVGKTTMAAAIAVRLADKGFDVHLTTSDPAAHLSTTLNGSLKNLQVSRINPHDETERYRQHVLETKGRDLDEAGKRLLEEDLRSPCTEEIAVFQAFSRVIREAGKRFVVMDTAPTGHTLLLLDATGAYHREIARKMGDKSHFTTPMMQLQDPQRTKVLLVTLPETTPVLEAAHLQADLERAGIHPWGWIINNSLSIARTRSPLLCQRARQELPQIEAVKQLHASRMALVPLLASEPAGIEKLRALVS from the coding sequence ATGAAATTCCTACAGAATATCCCGCCTTACCTGTTTTTTACCGGTAAGGGAGGCGTAGGCAAAACCTCAATTTCCTGCGCGACGGCTATACGGCTGGCAGAGCAGGGCAAGCGGGTTTTGCTGGTCAGTACCGATCCGGCTTCTAACGTTGGCCAGGTATTCAATCAGACTATCGGCAATACGGTTCAGCCCGTGGCTGCTGTGCCCGGCCTTTCAGCACTGGAGATAGATCCGCAAGACGCTGCCCAGCAATACCGCGCCAGAATCGTTAACCCTATCAAAGGCCTTCTGCCTGATGATGTCGTAAGCAGTATCAACGAGCAGCTTTCAGGGGCATGTACTACTGAAATTGCTGCATTTGATGAGTTCACTGGCTTATTGACCGATGCTTCTCTGCTGACTCGTTTTGATCACATCATTTTTGATACTGCTCCAACGGGCCACACTATTCGCCTTCTTCAGCTTCCCGGAGCCTGGAGCAGTTTCATTGAAAGTAACCCGGAGGGGGCTTCCTGCCTTGGCCCGATGGACGGGCTGGACAAACAGCGTGAGCAGTACGCGCATGCGGTTGAGGCGTTATCCGATCCTGAACGCACCCGGCTGGTGCTGGTCTCACGCTTGCAAAAATCCACGTTGCAGGAAGTCGCCAGAACGCATGAAGAGCTGACGGCGATTGGCCTGAAAAACCAGCATCTGGTTATTAACGGTGTTCTGCCTGCAGCCGAAGCAGAATATGACGTATTAGCCGCTGCGATATGGCAACGGGAGCAGGAGGCTCTGGCAACGCTTCCGTCCGGGTTATCAGCGTTGCCGACTGACACGCTATTCCTGCAGCCGCTGAATATGGTTGGTGTGCCCGCACTGAAAGCTCTGCTCAACGAAGTCGCTATGCCAGCATCGCATGCGGAACAGAGTATGCGGAACAAGCCAGCGAACATGTCACTCTCTGACCTGGTCGATGAACTCGCCCGTAGTGAACACGGCCTGATTATGCTGATGGGCAAAGGTGGCGTGGGTAAAACCACGATGGCAGCCGCCATCGCTGTCCGCCTGGCAGACAAGGGTTTTGATGTCCATCTCACCACGTCAGATCCTGCCGCACACCTGAGCACAACGTTGAACGGCAGCCTCAAAAACCTGCAGGTCAGCCGAATCAACCCTCACGATGAAACCGAACGCTATCGCCAGCATGTCCTTGAGACGAAGGGGAGGGATCTGGACGAAGCAGGGAAACGGCTGCTCGAAGAGGATTTACGTTCCCCCTGCACAGAAGAGATTGCGGTATTCCAGGCGTTCTCACGGGTGATCCGTGAAGCGGGTAAACGATTTGTGGTGATGGATACGGCACCTACCGGGCATACGCTATTGCTGCTTGATGCTACCGGGGCTTATCACCGCGAGATTGCCAGGAAGATGGGTGATAAAAGCCATTTTACCACGCCGATGATGCAGCTTCAGGACCCGCAGCGTACCAAAGTATTACTCGTCACTCTGCCTGAAACCACACCTGTACTGGAAGCAGCACATTTGCAGGCCGATCTGGAACGTGCGGGGATTCATCCCTGGGGCTGGATTATCAATAACAGCCTTTCTATTGCCCGGACGCGTTCACCACTGCTTTGCCAGCGAGCGCGACAGGAATTACCTCAGATTGAGGCAGTGAAACAGCTGCATGCCAGTCGTATGGCACTTGTTCCGCTGCTGGCCTCAGAGCCAGCCGGTATTGAAAAACTCAGAGCACTGGTGAGTTAA
- a CDS encoding arsenic transporter — MLLAGAIFVLTLVLVIWQPKGLGIGWSATLGAVLALISGVVHPDDIPAVWNIVWNATATFIAVIIISLLLDESGFFEWAALHVSRWGNGRGRLLFTWIVLLGAAVAALFANDGAALILTPIVIAMLLALGFSKSTTLAFVMAAGFIADTASLPLIVSNLVNIVSADFFGLGFTEYASVMVPVDIAAIIATLVMLHLFFRKDIPPAYDLERLKEPVKAINDPATFRAGWIVLILLLVGFFVLEPLGIPVSAIAAVGAAILLAVAKRGHAINTGKVLRGAPWQIVIFSLGMYLVVYGLRNAGLTDYLSGVLNVLADKGLWAATLGTGFLTAILSSIMNNMPTVLVGALSIDGSTATGVIKEAMIYANVIGCDLGPKITPIGSLATLLWLHVLSQKNMTIAWGYYFRTGIIMTLPVLFVTLAALALRLSFTL; from the coding sequence ATGTTACTGGCAGGCGCTATTTTTGTCCTGACCCTTGTTTTGGTTATCTGGCAGCCGAAAGGATTAGGGATCGGCTGGAGTGCGACCCTGGGCGCAGTGCTGGCGCTGATTTCTGGTGTTGTACACCCAGACGATATTCCTGCGGTGTGGAATATCGTCTGGAACGCGACGGCAACGTTTATTGCCGTGATCATCATTAGCCTTCTTTTGGATGAATCCGGCTTTTTCGAATGGGCTGCGCTGCACGTTTCGCGCTGGGGTAATGGTCGGGGGAGATTGCTGTTTACCTGGATAGTCCTGCTCGGCGCAGCGGTAGCGGCACTGTTTGCCAACGATGGCGCAGCACTTATTCTGACGCCGATTGTTATCGCTATGCTCCTGGCGCTTGGCTTCAGTAAAAGCACCACGCTGGCATTCGTGATGGCTGCCGGGTTTATTGCCGATACGGCCAGCCTGCCGCTTATCGTCTCGAACCTGGTGAATATCGTTTCGGCTGATTTCTTCGGTCTGGGGTTCACGGAATATGCCTCAGTAATGGTGCCGGTGGATATTGCCGCTATCATCGCCACGCTGGTGATGCTGCATCTGTTCTTTCGCAAAGATATTCCGCCCGCGTATGACCTGGAACGTCTGAAAGAACCGGTAAAAGCAATCAACGATCCGGCAACGTTCAGAGCTGGCTGGATAGTGTTGATTCTTCTGCTGGTAGGCTTTTTCGTCCTTGAACCACTTGGTATTCCCGTTAGCGCCATTGCGGCGGTTGGGGCGGCGATCCTGTTGGCGGTGGCGAAACGAGGCCATGCCATTAACACCGGTAAGGTGCTGCGTGGGGCTCCCTGGCAGATCGTCATCTTCTCGCTGGGGATGTATCTGGTGGTCTATGGCTTGCGCAACGCCGGACTAACGGATTACCTTTCAGGGGTGCTGAATGTGCTGGCGGATAAAGGGCTTTGGGCGGCGACGTTGGGAACCGGCTTCCTGACGGCAATCCTCTCTTCCATCATGAACAACATGCCTACCGTGCTGGTTGGCGCCCTCTCTATTGACGGCAGTACTGCAACCGGCGTAATCAAAGAGGCGATGATCTATGCCAACGTGATTGGCTGCGATCTGGGGCCGAAAATTACCCCTATTGGTAGCCTGGCAACGTTGCTCTGGCTGCATGTCCTTTCACAGAAGAATATGACGATCGCCTGGGGGTACTATTTCCGCACCGGGATTATCATGACTCTGCCTGTGCTGTTTGTAACGCTGGCCGCGCTGGCGCTACGTCTTTCTTTCACTTTGTAG
- the arsC gene encoding glutaredoxin-dependent arsenate reductase, with the protein MSNITIYHNPACGTSRNALEMIRNSGTEPNVIHYLENPPSRDELVKLIADMGITVRALLRKNVEPYEELGLAEDKFTDDRLIDFMLQHPILINRPIVVTPLGTRLCRPSEVVLDILPDVQKGAFTKEDGEKVVNDAGQIVK; encoded by the coding sequence ATGAGCAACATCACCATTTATCACAACCCGGCCTGCGGCACGTCGCGTAATGCGCTGGAGATGATCCGCAACAGCGGTACTGAACCGAACGTTATTCATTACCTTGAAAATCCCCCGTCACGCGATGAACTGGTCAAACTTATTGCGGATATGGGGATTACTGTACGGGCGCTGCTGCGTAAAAATGTCGAGCCTTATGAAGAACTGGGTCTTGCCGAAGATAAGTTTACTGACGATCGGTTAATCGACTTTATGCTGCAGCATCCGATCCTGATCAACCGTCCGATCGTGGTGACGCCGCTGGGAACGCGTCTGTGCCGTCCTTCAGAGGTGGTGTTGGATATCCTCCCTGATGTGCAAAAAGGTGCGTTTACAAAGGAAGATGGCGAGAAAGTGGTTAATGATGCAGGCCAAATAGTGAAGTAA
- a CDS encoding D-cysteine desulfhydrase: MHLARFPRISLGHFPTPLEPLNNLSELLGGPKIWIKRDDATGLATGGNKTRKLEFLLADALEKKADVVITQGATQSNHVRQTIAGAARLGLKAKALLEKRVTDFGEDYQRSGNVLLDNLLGGDIVAHLPGGTDMQQAMEEYAETLREQGHRPYIIPGGGSNPIGALGYVACAEELLYQSSERRLRIDHVVHATGSTGTQAGLVAGFTATNSHIPVLGISVRAPKAKQEENVWNLASRTLELLGVPGELSRHAVVANSDYVGDGYGLPTEGTLEALTLLARHEGILLDPVYSAKGMAGLIDLIRKGHFRQDENVVFIHTGGAAGLFGYRQVLEHG; the protein is encoded by the coding sequence ATGCATCTGGCCCGGTTTCCTCGAATTTCTCTTGGTCATTTTCCCACGCCGCTGGAGCCGCTGAATAATTTAAGTGAATTATTAGGCGGACCTAAAATATGGATTAAACGCGACGACGCAACCGGTCTGGCAACGGGCGGAAATAAAACCCGCAAACTGGAATTTCTGCTGGCGGATGCGCTGGAGAAAAAAGCCGATGTGGTCATTACCCAGGGGGCGACGCAGTCAAACCATGTGCGTCAGACGATCGCGGGTGCCGCGCGTCTCGGGCTGAAAGCGAAAGCGCTGCTGGAAAAACGCGTTACCGATTTTGGTGAGGATTACCAGCGTTCAGGCAACGTACTGCTGGATAACCTGCTCGGTGGCGACATCGTCGCTCATCTGCCGGGCGGCACCGATATGCAGCAGGCGATGGAAGAGTATGCGGAGACGCTGCGCGAGCAGGGGCACAGGCCGTATATCATCCCCGGCGGTGGCTCGAACCCGATCGGCGCGCTGGGTTACGTCGCCTGTGCGGAAGAGTTGCTGTATCAGTCATCGGAACGCCGTCTGCGCATCGATCATGTGGTTCACGCCACCGGCAGTACCGGCACGCAAGCGGGATTAGTCGCTGGTTTTACCGCCACCAACAGCCATATTCCGGTGCTGGGTATTAGCGTGCGCGCGCCAAAAGCAAAACAGGAAGAGAACGTCTGGAATCTGGCCTCGCGGACGCTGGAACTGCTCGGTGTGCCGGGAGAACTGTCGCGTCATGCGGTGGTGGCGAACAGTGATTATGTCGGTGACGGGTACGGTTTGCCGACAGAAGGCACGCTGGAAGCGCTGACTCTGCTCGCCCGCCATGAAGGTATTCTGCTCGATCCGGTTTATTCCGCAAAAGGCATGGCCGGGCTTATCGATCTTATCCGCAAAGGCCACTTCCGCCAGGATGAAAACGTCGTGTTTATCCATACCGGCGGTGCGGCGGGTCTGTTTGGTTATCGTCAGGTACTGGAGCATGGCTAA
- a CDS encoding aspartate/glutamate racemase family protein, with the protein MAKPFLLGVLGGMGPLATLDFQRRLLEATPALSDQQQIPTVVWNVPQIADRQQALAGKGPSPLPQLLHAVEKLNQAGASHIAIPCNTAHHWYDALSEASRAPILHIVDATLDALAQVEEKPQRVGVIATKGTLTAGWYQERLAALGMEAIVPTPEELEHWFVPGCYAVKRGALNEGGELLTLQANALFARGAQKLVLACTEVPVALEAARAPFRHLTWDPAQALAERCSQLWQINR; encoded by the coding sequence ATGGCTAAGCCCTTTCTGCTGGGCGTACTGGGCGGTATGGGACCGCTGGCGACGCTGGATTTTCAGCGCCGCCTGCTGGAAGCCACGCCTGCACTGAGCGATCAACAGCAGATCCCCACGGTCGTCTGGAATGTACCGCAAATTGCCGATCGCCAGCAGGCGCTGGCGGGCAAAGGGCCATCGCCCCTGCCGCAGCTGCTTCACGCTGTTGAGAAACTTAACCAGGCGGGGGCTAGCCATATCGCCATACCGTGCAACACGGCGCACCACTGGTACGACGCGCTGAGTGAAGCCAGTCGCGCGCCCATTTTGCACATTGTTGATGCCACGCTGGACGCGCTGGCACAGGTTGAGGAGAAACCTCAGCGGGTAGGTGTGATCGCCACGAAAGGCACGCTGACGGCAGGCTGGTATCAGGAGCGACTGGCGGCGCTGGGTATGGAGGCCATCGTGCCAACCCCGGAGGAGCTGGAACACTGGTTTGTACCAGGCTGCTACGCAGTAAAACGGGGAGCGCTGAATGAAGGCGGGGAATTACTGACGTTGCAGGCTAACGCGCTGTTTGCCCGAGGTGCGCAAAAGCTGGTGCTGGCCTGTACCGAAGTGCCAGTTGCGCTGGAGGCGGCCAGGGCGCCTTTTCGTCATCTCACCTGGGATCCGGCTCAGGCATTGGCCGAGCGATGTTCGCAGTTATGGCAAATAAATAGATAA